The Armatimonadia bacterium genome contains the following window.
TCGCCATTGTGCCGGGTCTGGTCGTGCCGGCGTTGTGGGCGATCATGGACAAGAGCAACTGCGGGCTGTTGCTGCCCATCGCCTGCATGCTCGGCGGCCTCTCGGTCTCAGCGATCAACGTGGCGCTCGGGAGCCTGCTGTACAAGATCGTCCCCTCGGGCGTCGAGAACAGCGCTTACTTCGCCAACTGGACGGGGCTGGCGGCCCTTGCCGCAGCCATCGGTCCCTTCCTGGCCGGCACCTTGCGCAATGTGCTGCCTCCCGAGGTGGTCCTGCTGGGCTGGCAGTTCAACACCCTCCAGGCCATCTTCGCGGCAAGTGGTGTGCTCTACCTATTCCCACTGGTTCTGTCGGCTTTCATTGTCGAGGCCGCGGCTGCCTCGCCCCGGTATGTGCTTGGGCAGTTCCGCGGCAACCTGTTGGGCCTGGCCTTCAGCTTTGCCCTCTACAGTGTGGCCCGCGACAACGAGGCTCGTGCCGAAGCTCTGCGGCGTCTGGGGAGGACCAAATCGCCTTTGGCCCTGACACCACTTGTCAGGGGCTTACGCCATGTGAGCCATGAAGTGCGCAGTGAAGCAGCGAAGGGATTGGGGGAGGGCCAGTTCGCCGAAGCCGTCGAGCCGCTCGTCGAAGCGCTCGAGGATAAGCGCTCGGACATCCGTCCCGAAGCGGCCGAAGCGCTGGGCAAGATCGGTCACCGGGCAGTCGCCGGGCCGCTGCTCAAGGCCCTGGAGGACGACGACCCACGGGTGCGCATGAGTGCAGCACTGGCGCTGGGGGATGTCGGCGGTCAGGATGCCCAGGACGCGCTGCTGCAGGCCTTGCGAGAGAACGTCGATCCGGCGCTGTTCCCGACGCTGGTGGAGGCTGCGTCACACCGTCCAGACCTGCGTATCGTCGAGCCCGTCATGGCCGGACTGCCGCAGGTCTCGCTGCCCGTTATCCGGATGCAGGTCATCAACGGCGTCTGTCGCGTCCTCGGCGAGAAGAACCACTTCTACCGCCTGGCCACCGCCGATGCCCTTGAGCGTGCCGGTCTCAGCGAGCCGATGATGCAGCGCGTCCTTCGGCTGCTGACCCGGGCGGCCACGCTGCGGAAGGACTGGGAGGCCCTGCCCGAGCCGGCGAAGCAGGCTGTGGAAGCCCTGGCCGGCGACAACCTGGAGGCCTTCACCCAGCACACCCGCCAGATCGCCGAGAAGGTGCTGGCGGTGCCCGATGCTCCGCCGCTCGCCGCTCATGCAGCCCTGGCGATCTGTAGCTACCTGGACAGCATGCCCGAGAGCTTGGCAGCCGACGAGGGCGTCGTATTCCCCATCATTGCCATGACCGCCCTGGGACGCTCTCTATCCGGCCGTCACCCTCAGGACCATCCGGAGAGTCAGGAAGCCCCGCGGTAGGATACCCGCGGGGCTGTCGAGTAGAGCGACATCAGGCGTCCCTGGCCTAGAGCGTGCCGGGTGTCCGCAGCCACTCCCGCCGAGCACGAGCCAGAACGATGGTCTCGTAGGGATGCTTGCTTCCGCGCTCGTACAGGCAGCCGACGGAGCCGTCCGGCAGCAGCCCAAGGCAGGAGTAGGCCGCCGGCCCGGCAAACAGAAGTCGTGCTGCAGGCCAGGTTCGGCCCTCGTCCTCGCTCGTCTTCACGGTCATCCACTGCCGGTTGGTCCCGGCCGGGTTGGAGAACAGCAGAACCCGTCGCGCCGCCTCCTGCGGGTCCGGCAAGGCAATTAGACTCGCCTGACAGACCGGCTCCACCAGGGCTGGGTCGTGCTCAATCCTGGACCAGGTCAGGCCGCCGTCCGCGCTGGTAGCAATCGCCCGCAGCTTGCTGTCCGAGCCCGTTCCGTTGCGCATGTTCATCAACAGCCTGCCGTCGGCCAGCTCCGCGACCTGGCACTCATTGACGCGTTCGCCGACCACCCCGCCCAGCTTCCAGGACTCCCCATGATCGTCGCTGTAGATCACGTGTGACTGGTGCGCCTTCGTCCCCGCAACGACGTTGTCACAGGGGATCACCAGACGGCCGGAGCGAAGCTGGATGCCCACTCCCGGGCCGGTGGCATACCAGGTCCAGTCGGGGGCCTTGGTGGTCTGCGTGATCTCCTGCGGCCTGGCCCACGTGACACCATCGTCTGCGCTGTGGGTCACCCAGACCGTACGGGTGCCCTCACTGGTACCGTCAATGATGGCGCTCTCGCGGTCCTGGCCGAGGTTGTGGGTGAGCAGCAGCCAGAGCGTCCCCGTGTCGCGATCCACCACCGGGCACGGGTTCCCGCAGGTGTGCGGCCCATCATCCCACAGCACCTCCAGAGGCCCGAAGGTCTTGCCCCCGTCAGTGCTGCGCTTCATCACCAGGTCGATGTCGCCGGTATCCGAACTGCTCCCCTTGCGCCCTTCACAGAAGGCCAGCACGGTACCTCGCGGGGTCACCAGCAGTGAAGGGATTCGGAAGGTATGGTAACCCGCTTCTCCCGCACGGAAGACTACCTCCTGGGCGGGCAACTCGGCCGCCCTCTCGTCCACTTCCCGTAGGGTGAAGCGCACGCTGACCACCGACTGCTTCTCGCCCGGGCTCAGCACAGCATAGGTCGTCGCGACGAAGGTGTCGTCCGGCAGCAGCTCGAGGCCGGGATACCCCAGGTCACCCTTTGTCGGGCTATTGAGCAGCCGAAGGCGGTACTGGCCCTCGCGACCCTTGACGATATCCTCATAGGTGCCAACCCAGGCCACGAAATCACCCCGGGTCGGGCTGCCCTCGGCCATGTCACGGAAGGCGATCACCAGCCGACCGTCGCGGGAGTACCGCGGCATATGGCGGTCGCCCGTCAACGACGCTGGAAGCTCCACCGGCGTCGACCACGTCTGGCCCTCATCGTCACTCACCATCCTCAGCGAGTTGTACCGTCGCGCGTTCTCGCGCATCAGGCACAGAAGCTGCTTGCCGTCCGGCGACCGGACCACAGCGGGCTCACAGGGGTCGGCGAAGGGCACCGCGGCGATCTGGCGCTCGTCCTCCCAGGTCAGCCCGCCGTCCTTCGAGATCGCCTGGTAGATCGTCAGTGGAGAGCGGTCCTGGCCGTCGTGCCCCCAGTGGTACACGGCGAGGTGACGCCCGCTGGCGATCGGGACGATGGTGATGGGAGCGACGATGCCATGCAGCCCGTTCGGGGCGAAGGGTGTCCAGGTCTTGCCCTTGTCCACGGAGACCGACTGCCGCAGGTCGCGGCCGCCCTCGACGACCAGCAATCGCTCCACGCCATCGGGGCCGGTCAGTCGGTGCAGGCACGGGCAGTTCGTGGCGGTCGCCCAGTTCTCGGGCACCGGCAGCCGCTCACTCCAGGTCAAGCCGCCATCGACGCTCTTCTTGAGCACCGCCGCCGGCCCGCCATGACCGAGGGGATAGGTGCACAGAATCGTCTTCCCGTCATCCAGCAGGACCGTCGTGGGGTGGCCCAGGTACTGACCGGGTATCGACTCGACGACGACCTGACGCTGCTTCTCGGCGGAGAGGTCGATGAGCGGGATCGTGAACTGGATGGGTTGCGTCCGCGGGGGCGGCGTCGGCTCGAGCGCCCCTTCGGCCTTGAACTCGCTGATCTGCATTCTGCTCCTCCAGGGACGAAAGGCGATGGTACCCACCGGGCCGGTGCTGACGGTGGTGCGGTACACCTCGTTACCGTCTATGAGAACGCGCAAGGTAGTCTTCTCGCGAAGGAACTCGAAGGTGAAGGGCTTGCCGGGCTGCACCAAAGGCGCCTTGTCGGCAGCAATCTGTGGGGTCCGCGAAAAGAGTGGGCCAGAGAGGAAGGGGACGCCCGAAGCGCCATCAAACCCGAAGTGGCTGCGGTCATCGATGCAGAAGGAGGCGGCGCTGCGGGCGAGATCATGGATCGTGAGCCGTGCCGTCACGTGGAAGTCGCCAACTCCGAGGGCCTTCCGGGCGTACAGATAGCGCTCCGTCCCCTGGCACTCAAGGAACCCGTCGCCCCGGATCCACCCCGAACCGACGGTTCGGGCCAGGACCGGGACACCCTCCCTGACGAAGTACGCGGGCTCGGCAGCGACCTGTGCCGACAGCGACAGTATCGGCCACAGAGCAGGCAGCAAACTCAGGAAAGGGCTCATGGCAGGGGTGTTCGTCGGTCTCGGAACGCAGACCTGCCGGGGCGTCGGCTCGGCGAGCCCGGTCAGCATGACAAAACGCCCCGCCGAAATCATGGCGGGGCGTTGCAGTCGGTATTGCAGGTTTCGGTGCAGCTATCGCTTGGCCGAGGCTGGGAGCGTGACGAACTCCTCGGTGAGCCGCTCCATCTCCTCATCAGAGAGCTGGGTCACCCGGCCCGCTTCGTACTCGGCATCGATGCGCTCCTTGATGGCTTGGACGCCGCTGTTCTCCTTGCCGATGCGCTCCGTGCCGGTGAGCCGGTAGCGGATGTTGATCCACTGGGAGATGCCGGACAGCCCCGATTTGTCGGTGACGGCCACGCCGACCGGACGATTGAGGATCGCTTCGGTGTTGAAGATGTTGTAGATCTCCTCGTCCTTGTACAGACCGTCGGCATGGATACCCGCGCGGGTTACGTTGAAGTCCGCACCCACGTAGGGCTGACTCGGCGGGATCTCCATGCCGATATCGCGGCGGAAGTAGTCGGCAATCTCGGTGATCACGGACAGGTCCATGCCGTCGGTGCCGCCGCGCAGGGCCGCATACTCGATGGCCAGCGCCTCGATGGGGGTGTTGCCGGTTCGCTCGCCGATACCCAGGCAGGTCCCGTTGGCACAGCCGCAGCCGTAGAGCCAGGCAGTAGTCGCATTGATGACGCCGCGGTAGAAATCGTTATGTCCGTGCCATTCGAGCTGCTCGGGCGGGACGCCCGCGAAGGTGTGCAGGCCGTGGATGATCCCCTTCACGCTGCGTGGCAGGGCCACGCCGGGATAGGTCACGCCGAAGCCCAGTGTATCGCACGCGCGAATCTTGATCGGCACCTTCGCCTCTTCGGAGAGCTCCATAAGCTTCTGGACGAAGGGCACCACAAAGCCGTAGAAGTCGGCACGAGTGATGTCTTCCAGGTGGCAGCGAGGCCGAATGCCCTCCTCCAGCGCCATCTTGACCACCGTCAGGTAGTCCTCCATGGCTTCACTGCGCCGCTTCTTCAGCTTGAGGAAGATGTGGTAGTCGGAGGCCGAGGTGAGGATTCCCGTCTCCTTGATCCCCATCTCGCGAACCAACTGGAAGTCCTTGCGTGAAGCCCGGATCCAGCCGGTGACCTCCGGGAAGCGGTAGCCGCGCTCCTGACACTCGTGCACGGCCTTCCGGTCACGCTCGCTGTAGACGAAGAACTCGCACTGGTGAATGATGCCGTTCGGTCCGCTCAGACGGTGGAGCAGGTCGTACAGATGGGTAATCTGCTCGGTCGTGAAGGGCGGGCGTGCCTGCTGGCCGTCCCGGAAGGTGGTGTCACTGATGCGGAGTTGCTCCGGGGGATCCATCGGCATCAGGCGATGGTTGAACACAACCTTCGGAACCGCCTCATAGGTGAAGATCTCGCGGTACAAGACGGGCTCTTCAACGTCCTGAAGCTGGTACCTATAGACCTCTTCCTCGAGGACGCGGGTTACAGGGTTGAATAACAGCATTCGATACCTCCAGATCGGCGCGCCAGGTTGGGACTCCCCAGCGCGTCCGCGGCGTTTTGCCGGTGCTGCCAGACGCTGCACACCGGTCACGCGACCTTCCCAGGCTCCGTCTCCCCCCAAGACCCTGTCTGCTTCTGTGTCTTGCTCCCCCTCTATCCTTGCGGAAGTGGCCGAATGTGTCAAGGGGGGACAGCCTGGGCTACCTTGGTTTCTGGCCTGTTGACGGTCACCCTAAGGCTGCGGTAGGATGGTCGGCGGCTGGTCCTTAGCGCATCCCTAGGAGCCCTCTCACTATGCCTTTCCCCATGACGGAACTGGGCGGAAACGCCGTCTCTCGTCTGACCATCGGCACCAACACCTTCCACGGCTTCTCACACTTCAGCCACGCCCGCAGTGAGTGGCTGAAGCGGCACTTCACCCCTGAGCGCACCTATGAGGTTCTTGAACTGTGCGCCAAGGAAGGGTTGAACCTGACCGTTGCCGCGACGCGCCCCGACTACAAGGAACTGCTGGACGAGGTCGAGCGCAACACCGGACACCACATCTACTATATTGCGACGCCCGGCGGCGCCACCCTGGAAGACCTCAAGAAGGACATCGACCGCTGCGCCGATATCGGGGCGGAGTACTGCTGGCCGCACACCAGTTGGACGGACTCTCACCTGCTGACCTCCGAGAACCGAATCGTGGACGGGCCGGAGATTCTCGAGTACATCCGCAAGCGCGGGATGATCCCCGGCTGGAGCACCCATCGGCCCGAGACCGTGGTCGTCTCCGACCGCAACGCGTACGATTGCGCCGGCTATATCCAGATCTTCAACTCGATCGGTTTCCTGTGTCAGGTCGAGACGGACTGGATGCGCAACATCATCCGCAACACCCCCAGACCCATCGTCTCCATCAAGCCCCTGGCCGCCGGACGGGTCATGCCGCCCACCGGCTTCGGCTTCGTCTACAGCAACCTCAAGCCCATCGATACCGTCGCCATCGGGATGATGTCGGTGGAGGAGGCGAAGGAAGACATCGCCATCGCCCGGCAGTGCATTGAGGCCGCCGCGCAGGGCCCTGAGGCACAGCTCCAGTACTCGCGCAGCAAGGCCGACCTGGTGAAGTAGGCCGGGCCAGAGGGCAACCCACGACTCCATGGCGGCGGGCTCCCTCGAGGGAGTCCGCCGTTGTCTTTGGCCTAGTCGGAAGCCTGCCACATAAGGCCGAAAGCCCCGGAATCCTTGCATCCGCGCCCACATCCTGCTACCATGCCGCAGTTGTCGCGGAGAGCGTCGCCCCTCCCGGAGTCTGGTGTGCGGGCGGCCAAGCGACATGGCGGCAGGTGTTCCCCTGCCAAAAAACCGGGCATAGGCCCCGTTCCCCTGGGAGATTCGCATATGCCAAAGATCGCCTTTATCGGAGCAGGCAGTTTCGGATTCACCCGCACGCTGGTCAAGGACATCCTGACCTTCCCGCTGATGGAGAACGCGGAACTCGCGCTGATGGACATCAACGAGGAGCGCCTCACCTGCATCACCCAGGCTGTTGAGCGAATCGTCAAGGAGGGCGGCTACCCGGCTACGGTCAGCCCGACCACGGACCGGCGCGAGGCCCTCAAGGATGCCGACGCCGTCATCATCACCATCCTGGCCGGCGGCGTGCAGGTTTGGCGGCACGACATCGAGATCCCCGCCAAGTACGGGGTCGACATGAACGTGGGAGACACTCGCAGCGTGGCCGGCGTGTTCCGGGCCTTGCGCACCATCCCCGTCATGCTGGATATCTGCCGCGACATCGAGGAGCTCTGCCCGAAGGCGGTCGTGCTCAACTACACGAACCCGATGGCGATGCTGTGCCGCGCGATGCAGAGCGCGACCACCACGAACTTCACCGGTCTGTGCCACAGCGTTCAGGGCACTGCCCAGATGATCGCCAACTGGATCGGCGCCCCGATGAGCGAGATCCACTATGTCTGCGCCGGCATCAACCACCTGTCCTGGTTCGTCAAGTACCTGTGGAACGGCGAGGACGCGTACCCGCTGCTGCGCAAGGCCATGAAGAAGAAGGCCGTCTACAACCACGAGCAGGTGCGCAACGAGATGTTCCTGGCTCTGGGCTACTACGTCACCGAGTCCAGCGGCCACAACTCTGAGTACAACTGGTGGTTCCGCAAGCGCGCCGACATCATGGACAAGTACTGCAAGAGCGGCACCGGCTGGAACCCCGGCGAGCACGCCTACATCCTCAAGAGCTACCTCGACCGCGAGAAGAACTGGAAGAGAGACATCACCAAGTGGCTGGAGAACCCTGCGCCGCTCAATCTCTCGCGTGGTCATGAGTACGCCGCCCACATCATCAGCGCCTGGCTCGGCGGCGATCCCTACCGCTTCAACGGCAACGTTCCGAACACGGCCGTCGTGACCAACCTGCCGGAGAACTGCTGCGTCGAGGTCCCGGTCTTCGCTACCCGCGGTGCGCTGCAGACCGTCCATGTTGGCGACCTGCCCGCGCAGGTGCAGCCGCTGACCGCGATCAGTGTGGCCGTGGAAGAGATGGCCGTCGAGGCCGCCCTGAAGGGCGATCCCGAGCTCGTCTACCAGGCCCTCTGCTACGACCCGCTGTGCGCTGCGGTGCTGTCCCTGGCCGAGATCAAGGACATGACCAAGAAGATGCTCAAGAAGAACCAGGCCTACCTGCCGCAGTTCGAGAGCGTCAGCTTCTAGGCGTCGTACCGCAAACAAGAGAACCGAAAAGGGGACAGGGCCTGCTCAGGCACCTGTCCCCTTTGATTCGTAGTCTCTGGCTGCGGGGCTACACCACGACGAGATCAGCAGCCCCTGCTCACCGCAGACAAGCCAGGATGCCGTGCGGGTCACCGGCCGAGTACGTCTGGTACTCGATCCCGGCCGCTGCGAGAGCCTCCTGGGTCGTGTCATACCAGCCCGGTGTCAGTAGCTCCTCCGCGATTATGACCGTGGGTCGGTTCGCCTGCCTCGCGCAGACGATCGCGATCACTTCCTTGAGATTCCTCGTCTGCCACTCGTCGTCGCTTTCCTGTGGGATGCTCTCCGGGCGTCGCTCTGCCTCGCGGTGATGCCAGCCATGGACCTTCGAGGCGAACACGATGGCATCAATCGGGCCGACGCAGAAGCGCTCCAGCACGCGAGGTACATCGGTGCACGTCACCGCCGTGTAGACGGCATAGCCCGCCGAGCAGAGGCAGTAGGCGTGCCCGACGTTGAGCGACCTGTGGTCCGACACAACCAGAAGGCACCCCTTGAGTTCCCCTGACGGCAGGTGCTCCTCCACCGACTCCTTTCGGGCTCTGGGCATCGTCTCGCCTCCTTTCGGGCTCATGTCAGTAGGCCAAGGGCAAAGATCACGTCAACGCCTGTCTCCAAGGTTCGTCGGCAGCCGGGCGAGCACCTCCGACGCTCGGAGGTGTGCCTCAGAGGTGCAGGCACAGACCGCCGGCAGGACACTCAACCCCCCTCGGCGAAGGCTTGCGGACAAGGACTGCTCCTGAGGTCGTCAGCCTTCCGGGCACAAGTGAGGCGGACTACATGGAATGCGTACGGACCGTGGGCGTTCTATCAGTCGCACTCCTTCTGTGGGCAGCCGTAGCAGGTTGTGCCGCCGACTATGAGGTCACCGGCATCGGCGGAGCTGGAGGCATGTACACGCCGATGGCCTGTCCCAGTGACCCCGACCTCATGCTGCTATCCTGCGACATGAGCGGCGCCTACCGGTCTCTCGACGGGGGCAAGCACTGGGAGCTGATCCACTGCAGCCAGTTGAACAACTCCCTCGGCTGCTACCCGCTGTTCCTTAAGGACGCGATCCTTTGGGTCAGTGGTGGAACGCTCAAGATCAGTCGCGACAAGGCCGCCACCTGGCAGGCGGTAGTCCAGCCCTCGCCCTGGGTCGGCGGCATCAGCTACATGGCCGCCCTCGAGCCGGAGGGCCGGCCTCCGGTTCTGTTCGTGGCTGCCAAGGACGGCGTATGGCGTTCGCCGGAGGGAGGCAAGACCTGGGAGCGTGTGATCGAGGGCGACTGCCGGAACCTGCTCGCGGTCGGCTCACGGGTCTACGCCGTCTGCGTCCAGAAGACTCTCGTCAGCGCCGACCAGGGGAAGACCTGGGAGGAGATCACCGCGCCCGAACTCAAGGGCCATCAGGTCTTCGGGCTTGGAGGTAGTGCGGACAAGGACGGCAAGGTCTGCCTCTACGCCTCCGCCTGGGGAGTGGGAGTGCTCAAGTCCCTCGATGAGGGCAAGACCTGGCAGGTGCTGCTCGACAAGTACGACGACCAGAACGTGTTCATGGTGCCTGCGGGCCAGATTCAGATCGCCTACATGGCGCAGTCCGGTGGTGGATGGTGCCGGCGAATCTGGCGCACCCGCGATCAGGGCCAGACCTGGGACGAGTGCTTCTTCATGAGTGGCCCGAAGG
Protein-coding sequences here:
- a CDS encoding sialidase family protein, which codes for MSPFLSLLPALWPILSLSAQVAAEPAYFVREGVPVLARTVGSGWIRGDGFLECQGTERYLYARKALGVGDFHVTARLTIHDLARSAASFCIDDRSHFGFDGASGVPFLSGPLFSRTPQIAADKAPLVQPGKPFTFEFLREKTTLRVLIDGNEVYRTTVSTGPVGTIAFRPWRSRMQISEFKAEGALEPTPPPRTQPIQFTIPLIDLSAEKQRQVVVESIPGQYLGHPTTVLLDDGKTILCTYPLGHGGPAAVLKKSVDGGLTWSERLPVPENWATATNCPCLHRLTGPDGVERLLVVEGGRDLRQSVSVDKGKTWTPFAPNGLHGIVAPITIVPIASGRHLAVYHWGHDGQDRSPLTIYQAISKDGGLTWEDERQIAAVPFADPCEPAVVRSPDGKQLLCLMRENARRYNSLRMVSDDEGQTWSTPVELPASLTGDRHMPRYSRDGRLVIAFRDMAEGSPTRGDFVAWVGTYEDIVKGREGQYRLRLLNSPTKGDLGYPGLELLPDDTFVATTYAVLSPGEKQSVVSVRFTLREVDERAAELPAQEVVFRAGEAGYHTFRIPSLLVTPRGTVLAFCEGRKGSSSDTGDIDLVMKRSTDGGKTFGPLEVLWDDGPHTCGNPCPVVDRDTGTLWLLLTHNLGQDRESAIIDGTSEGTRTVWVTHSADDGVTWARPQEITQTTKAPDWTWYATGPGVGIQLRSGRLVIPCDNVVAGTKAHQSHVIYSDDHGESWKLGGVVGERVNECQVAELADGRLLMNMRNGTGSDSKLRAIATSADGGLTWSRIEHDPALVEPVCQASLIALPDPQEAARRVLLFSNPAGTNRQWMTVKTSEDEGRTWPAARLLFAGPAAYSCLGLLPDGSVGCLYERGSKHPYETIVLARARREWLRTPGTL
- a CDS encoding MFS transporter; translated protein: MDQRKPLPPQQVAHALRHFILCGVLWAVYGPNATPAGSIFSGFGLHIGLSDAQIAFLVSLSSLAGTSQLVTFYLTRAIRNKRLFMVLVGQLEITSASAIVLTGLLATQFRFGAVAVLLVTAYLIGHTVNPHFSSWLSNVIPENVRAPYIGRRMFAITVSSMIWLYVASEGVDLLPKPSGFYLAFAVGWVAGLLGYWLLLVTPYPATEPSAGASFGKSLLEPMRNRDFRLLALFLCTWNVALSMAGALSGVYMIKYLGLSYSRIAIYTNITLALMMAGYLGTGALAQRYGSKPLTQIAIVPGLVVPALWAIMDKSNCGLLLPIACMLGGLSVSAINVALGSLLYKIVPSGVENSAYFANWTGLAALAAAIGPFLAGTLRNVLPPEVVLLGWQFNTLQAIFAASGVLYLFPLVLSAFIVEAAAASPRYVLGQFRGNLLGLAFSFALYSVARDNEARAEALRRLGRTKSPLALTPLVRGLRHVSHEVRSEAAKGLGEGQFAEAVEPLVEALEDKRSDIRPEAAEALGKIGHRAVAGPLLKALEDDDPRVRMSAALALGDVGGQDAQDALLQALRENVDPALFPTLVEAASHRPDLRIVEPVMAGLPQVSLPVIRMQVINGVCRVLGEKNHFYRLATADALERAGLSEPMMQRVLRLLTRAATLRKDWEALPEPAKQAVEALAGDNLEAFTQHTRQIAEKVLAVPDAPPLAAHAALAICSYLDSMPESLAADEGVVFPIIAMTALGRSLSGRHPQDHPESQEAPR
- the melA gene encoding alpha-galactosidase, whose product is MPKIAFIGAGSFGFTRTLVKDILTFPLMENAELALMDINEERLTCITQAVERIVKEGGYPATVSPTTDRREALKDADAVIITILAGGVQVWRHDIEIPAKYGVDMNVGDTRSVAGVFRALRTIPVMLDICRDIEELCPKAVVLNYTNPMAMLCRAMQSATTTNFTGLCHSVQGTAQMIANWIGAPMSEIHYVCAGINHLSWFVKYLWNGEDAYPLLRKAMKKKAVYNHEQVRNEMFLALGYYVTESSGHNSEYNWWFRKRADIMDKYCKSGTGWNPGEHAYILKSYLDREKNWKRDITKWLENPAPLNLSRGHEYAAHIISAWLGGDPYRFNGNVPNTAVVTNLPENCCVEVPVFATRGALQTVHVGDLPAQVQPLTAISVAVEEMAVEAALKGDPELVYQALCYDPLCAAVLSLAEIKDMTKKMLKKNQAYLPQFESVSF
- a CDS encoding 2-isopropylmalate synthase, which produces MLLFNPVTRVLEEEVYRYQLQDVEEPVLYREIFTYEAVPKVVFNHRLMPMDPPEQLRISDTTFRDGQQARPPFTTEQITHLYDLLHRLSGPNGIIHQCEFFVYSERDRKAVHECQERGYRFPEVTGWIRASRKDFQLVREMGIKETGILTSASDYHIFLKLKKRRSEAMEDYLTVVKMALEEGIRPRCHLEDITRADFYGFVVPFVQKLMELSEEAKVPIKIRACDTLGFGVTYPGVALPRSVKGIIHGLHTFAGVPPEQLEWHGHNDFYRGVINATTAWLYGCGCANGTCLGIGERTGNTPIEALAIEYAALRGGTDGMDLSVITEIADYFRRDIGMEIPPSQPYVGADFNVTRAGIHADGLYKDEEIYNIFNTEAILNRPVGVAVTDKSGLSGISQWINIRYRLTGTERIGKENSGVQAIKERIDAEYEAGRVTQLSDEEMERLTEEFVTLPASAKR